Sequence from the Burkholderia cepacia genome:
CCGCCTGCGTACGCTGATGCGCTTCTTCCCGCGCTATGCGAACGAAGGCTGGAAAGATGCGTTCGGGGCGGACCTGCGCTGGCTTGCCGCGCTGCTCGGCACGGTGCGCGACTGGGACGTGTTCGCGACCGAAAGCCTGCCCGCGCTGATCGCAGCCGACGGCGGCGACGGCGAATGGAACGGCACGCTCGACGCCGCGCGCGCGCAGTGTGTCGCGGCGCGGGGCGAGCTGCGGCAGGCGCTGCATTCGGCCCGCTACGCGCGGCTGACGCTCGGCTGGCTCGAATGGCTGAGCGCGTTCGTGCTGCCGCCCGCCGACGGCGACGATGCGCCGTCATTGAAGCGGCACGTGACCAGGCGCGTGCGGCGGCTGTTCGGCCATCTGTACGCGTCGCCATCGCTCACGTCGCTCGACACGGCTGCGCGCCACCAGGTGCGGATCGATGCGAAGCGGCTGCGCTATGCGCTCGAGTTCTTCGCGTCGCTGGCGTCGCGCCGCACGCGCACCGAGACGGTCAAGACGCTCACGCGCGTGCAGAGCGTGCTCGGCGAAGCCAACGACACGATGGTCGCGCTGCATCATCTCGAGAAACTGGCGGCGCCGCCGTATCAGCTCGGTTTCGTGCGCGGCTACGGTGCGGCGCTCGAGCAGCGCGCCGCACGCGACGCCGAGGCGCTGCTTGCCGGCCTGCGGCCGCCGAAGCTCGGCGGCAAGGCGGTGGCCGGGCGCGGGCGCTGACTATAATGGCGGCCCGTCCTTGCCACGCCGACCGATGAGTGCCGATCCGCCACCGCCTTCCCGTACCGAGCCGCTCGAACTGGGCGGCGAGCTGTGGCTGCGCGCCGGCGAGCAGACGCTCGGCGGCGCCACGCGCATCGCGCTGCTCGCGGCGATCGGCGACACCGGGTCGATCACGCGCGCGGCGAAGGCCGTCGGCCTCAGCTACAAGGCCGCGTGGGATGCCGTCGACACGATGAACAATCTCGCGGGCGAACCGCTCGTCGCGCGTTCGACGGGCGGCAAGGGCGGCGGCGGCACGACGCTGACGCCGCGCGCGACGTCGCTGATCGCCGCGTTCCGCACGATCGAGCGCGAGCATCGGCGGTTCATCGAGGCCGCGAGCGCGGCCGTGGCCGGGTTCGACGTCGACTGGGCGCTGATCGGCCGGATCGGGATGAAGACCAGCGCGCGCAACCAGTTGTTCGGCAAGGTCGCGGCGATCGTGCGCGGCACCGTCAACGACGAGGTCACGCTCACGCTGCCCGGCGGCCAGACGATCGTCGCGGTCGTCACGCATGAAAGCACCGAGGCGCTCGGACTGCAGGTCGGCGCCGACGCCTGTGCGCTCGTGAAGGCGTCCTGGGTCGTGCTCGCGGTCGACGACGGCGCGCCGGTCAGGGTGTCGGCGCGCAACCAGCTGCGTGGCGCCGTCGAGACCGTGAAGGGCGGCGCAGTGAACAGCGAGGTGACCCTGGCGCTCGACGGCGGCGGGACGCTGACGGCCGTCGTGACCAACGACAGCGTCGATGCGCTGCAGCTCGGCGCCGGCCGGCGCGCGATCGCGCTGTTCAAGGCGTCGAGCGTGATTCTTGCGGTGACGGGCTGAGGCCCGCGCCCGTTACACGCGCCCGTTACACGCGTCCGTTACACACGTCCGTTACACGCGACTGTTACACGCGACTGTTACACGCGTGTCGTTACACGACGCGCGTCGGCCACCCGGCGTGCGGCGTCGCCGCCTGCACGCGTCCTTCGCTCAACTGCACGACCTGGTCGCCGAACGCGGCGACGTCGTCGGGATCGTGCGAGATCAGCACCATCGGGATGTCGAGCCGCGCCTGCAGCTCGGCGAGCTCGTAACGCATGCGCTGGCGCATTGCGCCGTCCAGTGCGGCGAACGGTTCGTCGAGCAGCAGGATCCGCGGCTGCGCCACCAGCGCGCGCGCGAGTGCGACGCGCTGTTTCTGCCCGCCCGACAGTTGCGACGGATACTGCCCCGCGAGCGCCTCGAGATCGAACGCTTGCAGCCAGTATGCGACTTCCGGCGACACTGTTTTCGCGCGCGGGTTGCGCAGCCCGGGCGTGAGCCCGAACGCGATGTTCTGGCGCACGTTCAGATG
This genomic interval carries:
- a CDS encoding TOBE domain-containing protein is translated as MSADPPPPSRTEPLELGGELWLRAGEQTLGGATRIALLAAIGDTGSITRAAKAVGLSYKAAWDAVDTMNNLAGEPLVARSTGGKGGGGTTLTPRATSLIAAFRTIEREHRRFIEAASAAVAGFDVDWALIGRIGMKTSARNQLFGKVAAIVRGTVNDEVTLTLPGGQTIVAVVTHESTEALGLQVGADACALVKASWVVLAVDDGAPVRVSARNQLRGAVETVKGGAVNSEVTLALDGGGTLTAVVTNDSVDALQLGAGRRAIALFKASSVILAVTG
- a CDS encoding sulfate/molybdate ABC transporter ATP-binding protein — translated: MSLVVDIRKTYANAERRFTLDMSFTAATQRVVLFGPSGAGKSMTLQAIAGLLTPDEGTIVLNGEPLFDAARRIDVPTRERRVAYLFQDYALFPHLNVRQNIAFGLTPGLRNPRAKTVSPEVAYWLQAFDLEALAGQYPSQLSGGQKQRVALARALVAQPRILLLDEPFAALDGAMRQRMRYELAELQARLDIPMVLISHDPDDVAAFGDQVVQLSEGRVQAATPHAGWPTRVV